In Anopheles arabiensis isolate DONGOLA chromosome 2, AaraD3, whole genome shotgun sequence, the genomic window taaatttattttaacgacTAACTTAAACCTAGACGGATTGCGCGCGTCCGAtcgctgccgttgccgttcgtgGAAGAAAGTTCCCGCTGTTCGGGCGATCACCTTTCATCCGTTGCcctctcacgcacaccaaccaacgcgtTGATGGCCGCCAAATTATGGCACTCTAATTATGGCATTGCTTGTATTATTGCTGAACTCTCTTTCATGCAATCTCCTCCGCCGATCCTAACTCTTATGTATaaacatcctccccccccttgATATGGCATATCAACAAATCGATTGCTACCGGAacaagcacaacacaacaaactccCGTCAGAACGGTGCAACCAAAAATACAGACTGCTGCACGTGCATTCAGCGCTATCAAACTATTCTCCTATCAATTTCTCTTTGCTCAAATCAACCTCCTCTGAAGCTGCGTTGTCTATTGACGATGGTATCGGTAACAGGCATATTTTTGTTATGGGACGTTTGTATATACCCTTACTGGTGCGCACAGATACTACTCTCGTTATTCCGTCCCTTCCAGCATGCGTCTCAACAATACGTGCCAAAGGCCATCGGGTTGCGGGTAACAGCTCGTCGATGAGAATGACCATCCTGCCTATCGTGAACTGAGGATTCTGTTCATGTCCCACCGTGTCCTTTTGCAGCTCCTGCAAATATTCGCCTTTCCAGTGGACCCAGAAACGCTGCACGTAGGCTTGTAGCTTCCAATAGTGCTCCAACCGGTTTAAGGGAACGTCACACAAGTTGGGTTCGGGAAGTGCTTGCATGGAGGTGCCGATCAGAAAGTGGCCCGGAGTTAGCGCCGCCAGTTCATCAGGATTTTCTGAAAGAGGAAGCAACGGTCGCGAATTCATGACCGCTTCGATTTGTGTTAGTATCGTATAAAGATCTTCAAATGACAAACGAGATGCACCGAGGATACGATACATATGTCTTTTTGCTACCTTCACCGCAGATTCCCACAGTCCGCCGAAATGAGGAGCCCTTGGGGGATTAAAGTGCCATGATATGCCTTGGGACGTGCAGAACTCATTTACTTGCtgttcttcttcctttctagCGATGAGCGATGCCAATTCTGTTATTTCGTTACTAGCTCCTTCGAAGTTTTTTCCGTTATCCGAGTGAATGTGACACGGCTTACCACGGCGAGCAATGAATCTTCGTAGCGCTGCTAAAAAGGCTGATGTAGACAAGTCACATACCAGCTCGAGATGTACCGCCTTTGtagcgaaacacacaaaaaggcagAGATAAGCCTTGCAGGCGGCTGCCCTTCTGTGTACcggttttaaataaaatgggCCGGCGTAGTCGATTCCTACGTTGCTGAAAGGTCGGCTAGGTGTCACTCTGGATGCGGGTAGTTGTCCAATTCGCTGGCATGCGATAAAGGGATCCGACCGAAAACACCGGAAACATTCCCGCGTTATGCTTCTAACTAATCGTCGAGCATCCAAAGGCCAAAACTCCTCTCTTATGTTGCTGATGAGATTTCGCCCTCCAGCATGAAGTAGTTTCCAGTGATAGTGAACCACTATGTTGCGTGTAAACGGATGCCCCTTTGGAAGGAGAGCAGGATGCTTTGACTGGAACGGCAAATCAGCTAAGTTTAACCTTCCTCCGACTCTAAGCACACCTTGGTTGTCCAAAAACGGGTTGAGATTCCTAATCGACGAGTTTTTCTTTATAGGTTGGCCGTTCCGAAGGGCTGAAATTTCGTTTCGGAAGGCATCGTCTTGAGCAGTCTTGACCAGAAATGCCTTTGCCTCCTCATTCTGCTCTGGTGTCAATACGATGGATACCGGGTCACCAGCAGGCTTCGTTCTCGCCTTAAGCCTTAGATTCTTTATAAATCGCTTGCAGTATGCAATAATGTGCAGTAATTGGGAGTATGATGACCACCTTTTGAACCAAGGGTTAACTGCAGGCGATGCGCTGGCAACAGCAACTAGCAAACGCGTTTCCTTTTCGATACCGGTCGGTAGTAGAGGTTCAGATGTAGGCCATTCATTAGAAGGTAGCGCCAGCCAAGCTGGCCCAGAGATCCAAATGCTGCTTTTTATAAAATCGGGTGCCGTCATGCCCCGCGAAACGAGATCAGCCGGGTTCTGCTGTCCAGGTACATGCCTCCATGTGTGGCCCTTCGTACATTGTTGAATGTCTGCTACTCTATTTGCCACATATGTTTTCCAGGTATTTGGAGCTGCTTTGATCCAATGTAGTGTAATACTGGAATCGGACCAGAAATGTACCGACTGCACAGGAAGCTGAATGGCTTTGGCAATGTGCTCGTACAGATGAGCCCCTAATACGGCACCGCAGAGTTCTAAACGAGGCAGGCTTATACGCTTCAATGGAGCTACTCTAGATTTCGATGCAAGCaaagatattttaatattCCCCTCGGCATCCTCGCACCTTGCATAAACGCATGAGCCATATGCCGACTCTGAAGCATCAGTAAATATGTGTAGTTGCACATTCGATCGTAAGGCGAAACAGTATCGTTCGATTCTATAGCAAGTCAGAATCTCCAACTTCTCATAAAAATCTTTCCATTTCAGCCCAAATGACTCTGGTACAGTCTCATCCCAGCCAATCGATAGCGCCCAAAGCTGCTGCATCATTATTTTTGCTCGCACTACGACAGGAGCGATAAGACCCAACGGGTCAAATAATCGAGCTATCTCCGAACAAATGCTCCGTTTAGTAGAGGGTAACTGCAGTGGCTTGATGCTTGATGCAAAGCATAAATTATCGCGCTCAGGTTCCCAGCAGACACCTAGGGCTTTTATAGTTTCGTCGGTATCAAACTGCAGTGATGATTTGGTTCCGATTTGAGAAGCATCGAGCTCTTGCAAAACCTCCAAACGATTTGAGGTCCACTTTCGTAATGGAAAGCCGCCCTTTAGCATCATTCCAGTTAGCTCCGATCGGAGCTGTATAGCTTCCTCAACAGATGATGCCCCGCCAATGAAGTCATCTACGTAGAAATTGCGAATCGCACGACTAGCAAGAGGGTAATTGCTTCCTTCGTCCTGCACTAATTGAAGCAAGGTGCGCGTAGCTAGGAAAGAGGAAGGAGCCAAACCGTATGTGACAGTATTCAGTTCATACTCTTTTACTGGTGATGTTGATGAGAATCGAAACAATATTCTCACTAATGCGCGGTCATCTTCATGCAAGAGGATTTGACGGTACATTTTTTCGATATCTCCGACTAAGGCCACAAAATAGGTGCGAAAACGCAAAATAATGTCCAACAgctcatcttgcactataGGTCCCACACATAGTGCTTCGTTGAGGGAGTAGCCTGTAGATGTTTTCGCGGAGCCGTCAAAGACTACTCTCACCTTAGTAGTGGAACTGCTCTCCTTTATGACTGGGTGATGAGGCAGATAAAAGGTTTTCGTTGGGCTTGACGCATTTTCATTAACAGGCTGCATGTGTCCGAGATCTATATATTCTTGCATGAAGGCATGATACTCCTTCTTCAATTGCGAATTTCGGGATAGGCGCTTTTCTAATGAGTAGAATCGGCGCAACGCCTGGCCTTTTGACTCGCCCAAGCGTATCGAGAACTCTGGATGTTTAGGCATCTGCACCACGTATCGTCCGTCACTATTTCTTCCAGTCTTCGATCTATACAGCTCTTCGCAATGCTTTTCTTCTACTGAATATGGTTCGCATGCATGTAGCTCCTCTGCCTTCCAAAACTgctctattttttcttctaaagaAACCATTGATACTCGTGTTGGGTTTGAGTGAGGATTAACGACCTCCTCGCTGGCTGGACCGACTACAAGCCACCCAAACACGCTGTTGATCAGTATTGGTAATTTATCTGCCAGATAAATACGCTCTGCAGTTGGAAAAAAGGTGTAAAAATGCTCTGCTCCGATTATCATATCTATTGATTCGGCCTGATTAAAATGAGGGTCCGCCAGGGATAGTCCAGGCGGAATGTTCCAGCGGCTTATATTAATGTGGTGGGAAGGAAGTTTTGCAGCTACTTCATCCATTAGCAGGAAATTTACTCCACAAGAAAATTGGCTGGTGCGAGATAGAATTTCAGCATACACGGACTCCCGCACCCTCGTCGTAGCACAACCAGCACCTTTAACGTCAATGTCCAATCTGGAAGTAGGTAGACCTATTAATTTTGCCAATCTTTTGCTTATTAGGTTAGGTTGTGATGCACTATCTAATAATGCTCTTGCTGGATGGTGATTGCCAAACGCATCCACAACAATGACAATAGTAGTGAGTAAGAATACCTCTCGTTGGTCCGCTGCTCGGTTTTCGTTTTCCAATGCTGCTGTGCTGTTAAATGAAGCGCTAGGAGCTACCTGAGGGCTAGTATGTAGTGTTCGGTCGTGGGTGTGCTGCCGGCGTACAAAATCAAAGGAGTGCAATAAAGAATGATGTTGCTGGTTGCAATGTTTGCACCGATTGGTCGAAGGACAATCTTTCATGCTGTGGTCGACTCTTAAACAATTAATGCAGAGACTCTTCGCTCGCACTATCTGAAGGCGCTCAGATTGCGGAAGTCGCATAAATTGGTTACAGTACCATAAGAAGTGATCTAGTCGACAGCAAGGACATCGTTTGGTATTATTTGCGGTGTACGAATAGTACGAAAGATGCGAAGAAGGCCTTACGGCAGGCACCGATGT contains:
- the LOC120896642 gene encoding uncharacterized protein LOC120896642; the protein is MAYQQIDCYRNKHNTTNSRQNGATKNTDCCTCIQRYQTILLSISLCSNQPPLKLRCLLTMVSVTGIFLLWDVCIYPYWCAQILLSLFRPFQHASQQYVPKAIGLRLLQIFAFPVDPETLHVGL